In Hypanus sabinus isolate sHypSab1 chromosome 17, sHypSab1.hap1, whole genome shotgun sequence, the following proteins share a genomic window:
- the LOC132407125 gene encoding pancreatic secretory granule membrane major glycoprotein GP2-like, producing the protein MKVECEQTYIKVLIIKDYFDWKNVSMDSVQLIDDACKASLEVVNGEEYYAITIHHSNNSSCGTVVLSNATHIMYMNELETQHATGIITRLPSEAVDFTCIYYRERTVQLAFPIQPQTTIAVLHVQEGAVTVSMALYESVKYETAYVDLPVIPWSERLYISLKIEPGEQNLFILTINDCWATPTKNPDDLPQYYLIKKGCPSDETVQYHNQIGNETTANFSVQMFRFTKYPVVFLHCRTEICVPDSLEPCIIECPNQSQRTKRETYTSATGLLTYGPVQWTQPKSHLPETHKPNLVLATVPGIVVVSSMVFLVLAFTLVKIMRT; encoded by the exons ATGAAAGTTGAGTGCGAGCAGACCTACATAAAAGTACTAATTATTAAGGATTATTTTGATTGGAAAAATGTAAGCATGGACTCTGTACAGCTGATAGATGATGCTTGCAAAGCTTCACTAGAAGTCGTAAATGGAGAAGAATACTATGCCATCACTATTCACCACAGTAATAACTCTAGTTGTGGTACTGTTGTGCTG AGTAATGCTACACACATCATGTATATGAATGAACTGGAGACTCAACATGCAACAGGCATTATCACCAGGCTCCCTTCTGAAGCAGTTGACTTCACTTGTATATACTACCGTGAAAGGACAGTGCAGCTTGCTTTTCCAATACAGCCACAGACTAC AATTGCAGTACTCCATGTGCAGGAAGGAGCTGTCACTGTATCAATGGCTCTCTATGAAAGTGTCAAGTACGAGACTGCTTATGTGGACCTGCCAGTTATACCTTGGTCAGAGCGGTTGTACATCAGCTTGAAGATTGAGCCTGGAGAACAGAACTTGTTTATCTTGACCATAAATGATTGCTGGGCAACACCAACCAAAAATCCAGATGACCTGCCTCAGTATTACCTAATAAAGAAGGG atgtcctagtgatgagactgTGCAATATCACAATCAAATTGGAAATGAGACGACAGCCAATTTCAGTGTGCAAATGTTTCGATTTACCAAGTATCCTGTGGTGTTTCTGCATTGTAGAACTGAAATTTGTGTTCCTGACAGTCTGGAACCTTGTATCATT GAATGCCCTAACCAATCACAGAGAACCAAAAGAGAGACATACACCAGTGCCACGGGGTTGCTGACTTATGGACCTGTTCAATGGACGCAGCCCAAGTCACATCTACCTGAAACTCATAAGCCTA ACCTTGTGCTTGCTACCGTTCCTGGTATAGTTGTGGTATCGTCAATGGTGTTCCTTGTCCTCGCATTTACTTTGGTTAAAATAATGAGAACATAA